A genomic stretch from Psilocybe cubensis strain MGC-MH-2018 chromosome 1, whole genome shotgun sequence includes:
- a CDS encoding Vacuolar protein sorting-associated protein 13: MWWLDPGKELLNVLFNRILAPYVMNLDLNQVNYGIGQGQLTLRNLKLKKGALDKFQLPVDVLEGHLGKFTLSLHWMNLGNQPVEILVEDVYLLVVPSPQTSTDPEEDEARAQAAKSERLENAELLHVQSQAAGQSDDSTQSQGLVQSIIAKVINNVQVTVKNIHIRYEDNMSVPGHPFAAGLTLAGFTAVSVNSNWEAAFIESTAGAIHKLAKLQSLALYFDTDSPSMAGLPTVESIKKFSSMISHTDDDGQHQYILKPVSGEGRIIVNHKIDPQTPRFDIQLLFEEIGVILDDNQYRDAISLADMYHVYLRKRQQYGKYRPAETEFSKNPAKARLQYAATAILEGVRDKKRKWTWQYFAERRDDRNAYVALFQKKLLNPALIGPDLQSLQTLEKKMAYEDIRFYRSIARSKLKKDAALRKRLEAEKKQQQPQKQGWGAWLWGSSSNDTSQEDPTFGGPMTEEQRQQLYDVLDYDEKAALVDSLQASRDSLKMRVTAKLNKGSFGLKTDPHGKNTEVMSVVFDVFRANFIQRPNNFESSISLNSFRVFDGTTESSLYPQIVHVKTELVGMDNKAIAGEADTSNPFFFVKFENNPLDERADSALTVRMRHMEIIYHKGYVEAVYKFFKPPSSQLESVEALLNVASQTLEGLRRETRAGLEYALQTHKTVDIQMDLNAPIIIIPEDVTTNACRHLIIDAGHISIESDLVSKEAIHTIHQKRHQKYTDEDYKNLESLMYDKMSLRLQDAQFIIGDNLHSCRAALRSESHDTLHLLERITVDLQIEKSIVPTALNLAQFKVAGTLPSLQVNLSDAKYKSLMRLVDVCIPHFDENTDPSTLSPQSHSHTSTFPLPPTLFGQSENEYNVDDDDDNDEQHQESDSRTVMEEQFFEAEDGTSEHPELRQHIFELQFKVDKLRAAVSRSTADGIDKSLGNLDMEGFSLSFALTKYEMNVDINLSSVSMDVIQPSGQYMQFITTPELGPSIDKDLLRISYHRIQKESPDFMTIAEGIDQSVDIKMSTLVFQAAPEPVLDIYNFIMSTFVTDSQPVVQPSAEWQASGSNDEKAVVFAESEGKIRVLMKFEGIRVTLINESITLATLALSIADVAILVRPKTLRVSGRLGNLTLTNDNKKYAILGDFNQLVSIDGKNFADFRYQTFDPEEDHYTGVKSSVHLDAASIKFHFVEQPLHDLYLFFSKLAKLKGLYDAATQVAVQRASEIERMQFEVSIKSPIVVFPSNSTSSSDTLVLRLGQISARNTSEALVNRIFASLNGIQLASYLGQGDTNSSLKIIDDIDVSAEIIQTSNIDRNQDTAYPDTQVAVKISDVKLHLTQTQYCLLMQLATEIPRVFIGAPEVESETAESIPPSKIKKPEGASAGVDLQPELRSQSQQNWTTVDLVVSVNTVKLHLYDSHALSDDHLKEHGIARFALNDNTLRFKLLSHGAGEAQVVLRSFTMSNTRPGNNKFREIIPAAQHNRNQFMLLYTMSGGQDSSSLAVLTVDSPQVIFAIDPVISLLEFFTSTFNGSSSPSSPPDHVESQNDIQVAQEGQGGLEFRLDLHDVSVSILENDADPESRAIRLYINQILFSQQGIMALSVNRLGMSLMRMGRSAESVRFLDDVDLTFSVDSRSSSQQQMMNIELTSKPIVFRASYRDINLITSIVNKAIERYGNSQKSFASQKQDTIADGGSSSQTNRIATPSRKSDGTRPQPTGKARVLMSKEVLKGSFDGFRLVLIGDLHEHPMLHLKVKPFIIGAQDWSGQLHATTTMTTTITYWNLTNSHWEPLIDPWTLTITAAKDSPVGGIDLNLSARERLDLNISTTFVELALTTFNSWSQEGESLLQKPRGTYAPYRIRNQTGAPIFIWSDTDSTTNTKDVDVVKILHDQSIDWRFDDWKTMREFVEKSWEQLRGIPVDREGEFVFSLRPRTEKYPSRLLCEVKVVENTKIVTIRSTYKVENLTLYPIELMLVDDSGHPVYSLERIVPGTEFSLPIDAVTKNRVRLQPDQGLGYKWSAPIRWEDLISRKSFTIKCPHGDPREAAFRLQAWVHTDSTESSPLKYPKINLKLRAPLELENLLPYNLEYRIYDKNTNQNWKSYLRQGGIMPVHSVELGHFILLNVNLEESVFKPSEFTIINTDGHSDFDIENTLTLRDQYDRKLDLKLNYVRHPDSGGAFKVQIYTPYIIVNKSGLPFAVKSTRSNRTGSQDVAGDTRPDVLSKPIPFLLSHTNKHGHEFMFKISDSLWSKPISLEAPSAETELVVASQRQKADEYHIGLSWSEGLGKYKLSKVVTLTPRFLIKNQLPDSIAFRQHGASPRDRSLAEPGQKCAFQVLRSGDEKLLTIAYPGLNARWSPPINIEDIGSVHFRLPRLGDAGGHDLVRADIRIEGSTIFIFISLASGGPPFVIENDSDYDISFSQQDAGRDQQLREPLRYIANAHSAIPYAWDFPAARDKKILLAIGSARRMVDILEIGDLMPFKFNDQQRVRAVSLDVRADGEKQILRITNYNPDRSLYRPRQRNNSLSVSRQDTISSSAEAFEAITEEVSSDLTVVIDLAGVGISLINKRMVEVVYMVMDTIKFEYANSSVAQSVNLACGTLQIDNQLHEAIFPVILQPTPIAKESAGIGALPTVQASVIWLKDQAHGVLFIKYCSILLQALTIEADEDLLFAIYDLTQIKGASWEQGTVDVLLQNINSIPEPSTQTVGQDLYFEILELQPIKLSLSFMRTERVNSEEKLSIRNPLAVVVNALTMTVGNINDAPLELNALAIKDMRLTMPELQSRIMYHYRQDVLRQLYRILGSADFIGNPIGLFTNVSSGVADIFYEPFQGVIVHGNKELGIGIAKGAASFVKKTVFGVSDSFTKFTSSVGKGLSAATFDSEYQARRRMTQRRNKPRHAIYGVAAGGEAFASSVTSAMEGVFMKPLEGAESEGALGFFKGVGKGLVGAVTKPVVGVFDLASNVSEGIRNTTTVFDNPERDRMRLPRLVPSDGVLRPYSSREALGQSWMKDLNDGAYRREFYVAHINSPGADNVILLTASRVLSFWSKKLRLEWELPFTQIQGVTVEDTGIRFAHKAGKEQDKFAFIPDKASQSWFFNQVASVVKSFNARRRMDG, from the exons ATGTGGTGGCTAGATCCTGGCAAGGAGCTCCTCAATGTC TTATTTAATCGTATTCTTGCTCCTTATGTCATGAATCTCGACTTGAATCAAGTAAACTATGGCATTGGACAAG GGCAACTTACCCTCAGGAATCTGAAATTAAAGAAGGGTGCGCTAGATAAATTTCAACTTCCTGTTGATGTATTAGAAG GTCATCTCGGCAAATTCACCCTTTCGCTACATTGGATGAACTTGGGCAATCAACCCGTTGAAATTCTCGTGGAAGATGTTTATCTTCTTGTAGTTCCCTCTCCTCAAACGAGTACGGATcccgaagaagacgaggcgCGAGCACAGGCTGCGAAATCAGAGCGTCTTGAAAATGCCGAACTACTACATGTTCAAAGTCAGGCAGCTGGGCAGTCAG ATGATTCCACTCAATCACAAGGCCTCGTGCAATCCATCATAGCGAAGGTTATAAACAATGTTCAGGTTACCGTGAAAAATATTCATATACGATACGAGGACAACATGAGTGTTCCCGGG CACCCCTTTGCCGCTGGGCTTACATTGGCCGGGTTTACGGCTGTTTCCGTGAATAGCAATTGGGAAGCTGCATTCATTGAAAGTACTGCTGGAGCCATACATAAA TTGGCAAAACTGCAATCATTGGCGCTCTACTTCGATACCGATTCGCCTAGCATGGCCGGCCTCCCGACTGTGGAGTCTATCAAAAAGTTTTCTTCGATG ATTTCGCATACAGATGATGATGGACAACATCAATACATTCTTAAACCGGTGTCGGGAGAGGGCAGG ATTATCGTCAACCATAAAATTGATCCTCAAACACCTCGATTCGACATTCAGCTTCTCTTTGAAGAAATTGGGGTTATCCTTGATGACAATCAATATCGAGACGCTATCTCTCTCGCTGACATGTATCACGTCTATCTGCGAAAACGTCAG CAGTATGGAAAATATCGCCCCGCAGAAACAGAATTTTCAAAAAACCCCGCCAAAGCCCGACTGCAGTATGCCGCAACCGCTATATTAGAGGGCGTCCGTGACAAGAAGAGGAAATGGACTTGGCAGTACTTTGCGGAACGCAGAGATGACCGTAATGCATATGTTGCCTTGTTTCAGAAAAAGCTTCTCAACCCAGCTTTGATTGGACCG GACCTTCAGAGTCTGCAAACCCTGGAAAAGAAGATGGCATATGAGGATATACGATTCTATCGATCTATTGCCCGTTCAAAGCTCAAGAAAGACGCAGCCTTGCGTAAAAGACTAGAGGCTGAGAAAAAGCAACAGCAGCCTCAGAAACAGGGATGGGGAGCATGGTTATGGGGCTCCTCATCAAATGATACCTCTCAGGAAGACCCTACTTTTGGCGGCCCCATGACGGAGGAACAACGTCAACAGCTATATGATGTACTGGACTACGACGAAAAGGCGGCACTGGTTGACTCACTCCAAGCATCCCGTGATTCCCTGAAGATGCGAGTGACAGCGAAACTCAATAAAGGATCCTTTGGCTTGAAGACGGATCCCCATGGCAAAAATACGGAAGTCATGTCTGTGGTATTCGACGTTTTCAGAGCAAACTTCATTCAAAGGCCCAATAATTTCGAATCATCCATATCATTAAACTCGTTTAGAGTGTTTGACGGGACAACGGAGAGTTCTTTATATCCTCAAATTGTCCATGTTAAAACGGAACTTGTAGGAATGGATAATAAAGCCATTGCGGGCGAAGCCGACACATCAAATCCATTCTTTTTCGTCAAATTTGAGAATAATCCCCTCGACGAAAGAGCAGATAGTGCGCTGACGGTCCGCATGCGACACATGGAAATAATATATCACAAAGGCTACGTGGAAGCTGTCTACAAGTTTTTCAAGCCGCCCTCCAGCCAATTGGAGTCTGTGGAAGCCCTTCTG AATGTAGCGAGTCAGACTTTGGAGGGTCTCCGCAGAGAAACTAGGGCGGGCCTTGAATATGCTCTGCAGACTCATAAAACCGTTGATATACAGATGGACCTGAATGCTCCTATAATCATTATTCCAGAAGA TGTTACGACGAACGCATGCAGGCACCTCATCATTGATGCCGGTCATATTTCAATCGAAAGTGACTTAGTCTCTAAAGAAGCTATCCACACCATTCATCAGAAACGTCACCAAAAATATACGGACGAAGATTACAAGAATCTGGAGTCACTAATGTATGATAAAATGTCGCTTCGGCTACAAGATGCTCAG TTTATCATAGGAGATAATCTTCACTCTTGTCGAGCTGCACTCAGATCCGAGTCTCACGACACACTTCATCTCTTGGAGAGGATCACAGTGGATTTACAAATAGAGAAATCCATAGTACCTACTGCATTGAATCTAGCTCAATTCAAAGTTGCTGGAACTTTGCCTTCACTGCAAGTCAACCTATCCGATGCAAAATACAAGTCTTTGATGAGGCTCGTTGACGTGTGCATTCCTCATTTTGATGAAAACACAGACCCTTCTACACTTTCACCTCAAAGTCATTCACATACGTCGACattccctcttcctcccacaTTGTTTGGGCAATCAGAAAATGAGTACAacgttgatgatgacgatgacaatgACGAACAGCACCAGGAATCGGATTCTCGTACGGTGATGGAGGAACAATTTTTTGAAGCCGAAGATGGAACCTCAGAG CATCCTGAATTGCGGCAACATATATTCGAACTTCAATTCAAAGTCGACAAATTGAGGGCCGCGGTCTCGCGGTCGACTGCCGATGGCATTGACAAATCGCTCGGCAACCTGGACATGGAAGGATTTTCATTGTCATTTGCATTAACCAAATATGAAATGAATGTCGACATCAACCTCAG CTCTGTTTCAATGGATGTTATACAACCGAGCGGTCAATACATGCAATTTATAACTACCCCTGAACTTGGACCTTCTATTGACAAGGATCTTCTCCGAATCTCATACCACCGAATACAAAAAGAATCGCCTGATTTCATGACCATAGCTGAAGGCATTGACCAAAGTGTTGATATCAAAATGTCTACTCTGGTTTTCCAGGCTGCACCGGAGCCTGTTCTTGACATTTATAATTTTATCATGTCAACCTTTGTCACGGATTCTCAACCAGTTGTGCAACCCAGTGCTGAATGGCAAGCAAGTGGTAGTAATGATGAAAAGGCTGTAGTTTTTGCAGAATCCGAAGGTAAAATCCGAGTTTTGATGAAATTTGAAGGAATTCGAG TTACGTTGATCAACGAATCGATAACTCTGGCGACTCTGGCCCTTTCAATTGCAGATGTAGCCATACTTGTTCGTCCCAAAACACTTCGGGTATCCGGAAGACTAGGCAATTTGACCTTGACGAATGACAACAAAAAATATGCGATTTTAGGCGACTTTAACCAACTAGTCTCCATTGATGGCAAAAATTTTGCAGATTTTAGATACCAGACTTTTGATCCAGAGGAAGATCATTATACTGGAGTTAAATCTTCTGTCCATTTGGATGCCGCATCCATTAAGTTTCACTTTGTGGAACAACCCTTGCACGACTTATATCTATTCTTTTCCAAGCTGGCAAAATTGAAAGGGTTATATGATGCTGCCACCCAAGTTGCTGTTCAACGAGCATCGGAAATTGAACGCATGCAATTTGAAGTTTCGATAAAATCGCCAATTGTAGTATTTCCTTCAAATTCGACATCCTCCTCCGACACACTTGTTTTACGACTTGGCCAGATCAGCGCTCGGAATACGTCTGAGGCTCTTGTCAACCGCATCTTTGCCAGTTTGAACGGTATCCAACTTGCATCCTATCTTGGCCAGGGAGATACCAACTCTTCCCTCAAAATCAttgatgatattgatgtttCGGCAGAAATTATTCAAACAAGTAATATAGACCGTAATCAAGATACCGCTTATCCAGATACCCAG GTCGCTGTTAAAATCTCTGATGTAAAGTTGCATCTGACCCAGACACAATACTGCCTACTAATGCAGTTGGCGACTGAAATACCTCGCGTCTTCATTGGTGCCCCTGAAGTAGAGTCGGAAACAGCAGAATCTATTCCCCCCTCCAAAATCAAGAAGCCTGAAGGAGCTTCAGCAGGCGTTGACCTTCAACCTGAATTACGATCCCAGTCTCAACAAAACTGGACCACTGTCGATCTCGTCGTCTCCGTTAATACCGTCAAACTCCATCTCTATGACTCCCATGCACTGTCTGATGACCACCTCAAGGAACATGGCATTGCTCGATTTGCTTTGAACGACAACACACTTCGTTTTAAATTACTGTCTCACGGAGCTGGTGAAGCTCAAGTCGTTTTACGGTCTTTCACAATGAGCAACACAAGGCCCGGCAACAATAAATTCCGCGAAATCATACCAGCAGCGCAACACAACCGCAACCAATTCATGCTATTATATACTATGTCGGGAGGCCAGGATTCATCGTCGTTGGCTGTATTGACTGTCGATTCTCCACAAGTTATTTTCGCAATCGACCCTGTGATATCATTGCTTGAGTTTTTTACGAGCACATTCAATGGCAGTTCATCTCCATCGTCTCCCCCGGACCATGTTGAAAGCCAAAATGATATCCAAGTTGCACAAGAGGGGCAGGGTGGCCTAGAATTTCGGCTTGATTTACACGACGTTTCTGTCAGCATCTTGGAAAATGATGCTGACCCAGAGTCTCGTGCAATCCGCCTGTACATCAACCAAATTTTGTTCTCGCAGCAG GGTATTATGGCGTTGTCTGTCAATCGTTTGGGAATGTCTCTCATGAGAATGGGCAGAAGTGCTGAAAGTGTGAGGTTCTTAGATGATGTGGACCTCACTTTTTCAGTAGATAGCAGATCGTCGTCGCAGCAGCAAATGATGAACATTGAACTCACCTCGAAACCTATAGTTTTCCGTGCTTCGTACAGAGACATAAATCTGATAACATCAATTGTCAACAAGGCTATAGAGAGATACGGCAACTCCCAAAAATCTTTCGCCAGCCAAAAGCAAGACACGATTGCAGATGGTGGTTCGTCTTCGCAAACAAATCGGATTGCAACTCCTTCCCGCAAGTCCGATGGCACTCGGCCTCAGCCCACAGGGAAAGCTCGAGTTTTAATGTCGAAAGAAGTG TTAAAAGGATCTTTTGATGGGTTTAGGCTGGTCCTCATCGGTGACTTGCACGAGCATCCTATGCTTCATCTCAAAGTAAAACCTTTCATTATTGGCGCTCAGGATTGGTCTGGCCAG TTGCACGCGACAACTACAATGACGACAACCATTACTTATTGGAATTTAACAAATTCGCACTGGGAACCTT TGATTGACCCATGGACTTTAACGATTACA GCTGCAAAAGATAGCCCTGTTGGTGGGATTGACCTGAATCTCTCTGCTCGGGAGCGTCTTGATCTCAACATCAGTACCACATTTGTTGAACTTGCCTTGACAACATTCAATTCGTGGAGCCAAGAAGGTGAATCTCTCCTGCAGAAACCTCGTGGCACATATGCGCCATATCGCATCCGCAATCAAACCGGTGCACCCATTTTCATATGGTCAGATACAGACAGCACTACAAACACCAaagacgtcgacgtcgtAAAAATTCTTCATGATCAATCAATAGATTGGAGGTTCGATGATTGGAAAACTATGCGTGAG TTTGTAGAAAAATCATGGGAGCAATTGCGAGGCATTCCCGTGGATCGTGAAGGAGAGTTTGTATTTTCTCTTCGGCCTCGAACTGAGAAATATCCTAGTCGCCTCCTATGTGAAGTAAAGGTTGTAGAGAACACTAAGATCGTGACCATTCGTTCAACCTACAAAGTGGAGAATCTAACACTATATCCTATCGAGTTGATGTTGGTGGACGATTCTGGACACCCTGTGTACTCCTTGGAAAGAATTGTTCCAGGGACGGAGTTCTCACTTCCCATAGACGCTGTCACCAAAAATAGGGTCAGGCTCCAACCAGATC AAGGACTAGGTTATAAATGGAGCGCCCCAATACGTTGGGAAGACCTAATATCGAGGAAAAGCTTTACTATAAAATGTCCTCATGGGGACCCTCGAGAAGCTGCCTTCAGGTTGCAAGCATGGGTGCATACCGATTCCACGGAAAGTTCTCCGTT AAAATATCCCAAAATTAATCTGAAGCTTCGTGCCCCTCTGGAACTGGAAAATTTGCTGCCATATAATTTGGAATACCGTATATATGACAAGAATACCAATCAAAACTGGAAAAGCTATCTTCGGCAAGGAGGGATCATGCCAGTTCACTCTGTAGAATTAGGCCATTTCATTCTACTCAATGTCAATCTGGAGGAATCAG TTTTCAAGCCTAGTGAATTTACTATCATAAACACAGACGGACATTCCGATTTCGACATCGAGAATACACTGACGTTACGTGACCAGTATGACAGGAAATTAGATTTGAAATTGAACTATGT TCGTCATCCAGACTCTGGGGGGGCATTCAAAGTCCAGATCTATACACCATATATAATCGTCAATAAATCAGGGCTTCCTTTCGCGGTTAAATCGACCAGGTCGAATCGCACAGGTTCTCAAGATGTTGCAGGAGATACACGGCCGG ATGTTCTTTCCAAACCCATCCCCTTTC TCCTTTCTCATACTAATAAACATGGTCACGAATTTATGTTTAAAATATCTGATTCACTTTGGTCAAAG CCTATATCTTTGGAAGCCCCTTCAGCAGAAACGGAACTAGTGGTTGCCTCACAAAGACAAAAGGCTGACGAATACCACATAGGATTGTCTTGGTCAGAGGGCCTTGGGAAATACAAATTGTCGAAAGTCGTTACTCTAACGCCCCGCTTCTTGATAAAAAACCAGCTACCTGATTCCATTGCCTTCCGACAGCATGGTGCTTCTCCCAGAGACCGTTCTTTAGCTGAACCAGGTCAGAAGTGTGCATTCCAGGTCCTTCGTTCCGGCGACGAGAAACTTTTGACAATAGCCTATCCAGGCCTAAATGCTCGATG GTCCCCCCCTATCAATATCGAAGACATAGGATCCGTACACTTTCGATTACCTCGTTTGGGTGACGCTGGTGGCCACGATCTTGTCCGAGCGGATATTCGAATAGAGGGTTCCACTATCTTCATTTTTATTAGCCTTGCATCAGGCGGGCCCCCTTTTGTCATAGAAAACGACAGCGACTATGATATCAGTTTTTCTCAACAA GATGCGGGACGTGATCAGCAACTTCGTGAACCACTCAGATATATTGCAAATGCTCACAGTGCCATACCTTATGCTTGGGACTTTCCGGCTGCCAGAGACAAGAAAATCCTCCTTGCCATCGGGTCTGCGCGGCGTATGGTGGATATCTTGGAAATTGGGGACTTAATGCCCTTCAAATTCAAT GACCAGCAAAGGGTAAGGGCGGTATCTCTGGATGTTCGCGCAGATGGGGAGAAGCAAATTCTGCGCATAACCAATTACAATCCCGATCGCAGTCTTTACAGACCGCGCCAAAGAAACAACTCATTGTCAGTCTCTAGGCAGGATACTATATCTAGCTCGGCGGAGGCATTCGAGGCAATAACAGAAGAGGTGTCTTCCGATCTCACAGTTGTGATTGATTTGGCAGGTGTTGGAATTTCGCTGATCAACAAGCGGATGGTCGAAGTCGTCTACATGGTTATGGACACAATCAAGTTTGAATATGCCAACAGTTCAGTTGCCCAATCAGTTAATTTAGCATGTGGGACTCTTCAAATCGACAATCAACTCCATGAAGCAATATTTCCTGTCATACTACAACCAACACCAATAGCGAAAGAGTCTGCTGGCATCGGTGCTCTGCCAACTGTTCAAGCCTCAGTCATATGGCTGAAGGATCAAG CCCATGGTGTCCTGTTCATCAAATACTGTTCAATTCTTCTACAAGCACTAACGATCGAGGCTGACGAAGATCTCCTTTTTGCCATTTACGATCTCACCCAGATCAAGGGTGCCTCTTGGGAACAAGGGACTGTAGA CGTCTTGCTACAAAACATCAACAGTATACCGGAGCCGAGCACACAAACTGTGGGACAAGATTTATATTTCGAAATCCTTGAGCTTCAACCCATAAAATTATCCCTGTCTTTTATGCGGACAGAAAGGGTGAATAGCGAAGAAAA ATTAAGCATCAGAAACCCTCTTGCTGTTGTCGTCAatgccttaacgatgacgGTTGGCAACATCAATGATGCCCCTCTTGAATTGAATGCCCTTGCAATCAAAGATATGCGACTGACAATGCCAGAGTTGCAGAGCCGAATCATGTACCATTATAGGCAAGATGTTTTGCGGCAACTATATCGGATATTGGGTTCTGCCGATTTTATTGGCAATCCCATTGGCCTCTTTACGAATGTCAGTTCCGGAGTTGCAGATATTTTCTATGAACCTTTCCAGGGAGTCATAGTTCACGGTAACAAAGAATTAGGTATCGGAATAGCAAAG GGAGCTGCCAGCTTCGTCAAGAAGACAGTCTTTGGCGTCAGTGACAGTTTCACTAAGTTTACTAGCAGTGTTGGCAAAG GTTTATCAGCAGCGACATTTGATTCGGAATATCAAGCACGCAGGCGTATGACACAAAGGCGCAACAAACCTCGACACGCTAT CTATGGCGTAGCGGCAGGCGGAGAAGCATTTGCCAGCAGTGTCACTAGTGCTATGGAAGGAGTTTTT ATGAAACCCTTGGAAGGTGCTGAGTCAGAAGGGGCATTGGGCTTCTTCAAAGGTGTTGGGAAGGGTTTAGTTGG TGCGGTCACCAAACCTGTAGTCGGTGTATTCGACCTTGCCTCCAATGTCTCAGAAG GTATACGAAATACGACGACGGTCTTCGACAACCCTGAGAGAGATCGTATGAGATTG CCACGATTGGTTCCATCAGATGGTGTTCTTCGG CCTTATTCATCGCGAGAGGCTTTGGGCCAGTCGTGGATGAAGGACCTGAACGACGGAGCTTATAGACGCGAGTTCTATGTAGCACACATAA aTTCGCCAGGTGCGGATAATGTCATTCTTCTCACAGCTTCCAGAgttctttctttctggtCGAAGAAACTTCGTCTCGAGTGGGAACTACCTTTCACGCAAATTCAAGGTGTTACCGTTGAGGACACTGGGATTCGGTTTGCACACAAGGCCGGCAAGGAGCAAGATAAATTTGCATTCATTCCAGATAAAGCTTCGCAGTCATGGTTTTTCAATCAGGTGGCCTCAGTAGTCAAATCATTCAACGCCCGTAGAAGGATGGATGGCTAG